The following proteins are encoded in a genomic region of Burkholderia gladioli:
- a CDS encoding NAD(P)/FAD-dependent oxidoreductase: MARADAIVIGAGIVGAACAAALAARGLAVEVLDAGGIGGGTTAAGMGHLVVMNDTPAELALTRDSLARWRALAPSLRECDAYRRCGTLWVAADDEELEAARAMRDGYLAAGVSAEAIGAAALREREPMLAAGLAGGLYVEGDGIVYAPSASEWLLRHSPGAARIRVRERTAVVALAGTELRTAGGETLSAAQVIVANGLEAARLVPGMTLQAKKGHLLITDRYPGTITHQLLELGYIKSAHHAQGTSVAFNAQPRPTGQILIGSSRQFDSTDPAVEMPVLARMLARATRYLPGLADLHALRAWTGFRAATPDGMPLIGPVPGHAGVWLATGHEGLGVTTSLSTAELIATQLLGEVPPIAPEPYWPARAMPEVGHA, from the coding sequence ATGGCGCGCGCGGATGCGATCGTGATCGGCGCCGGGATCGTCGGCGCGGCTTGCGCGGCGGCATTGGCCGCGCGCGGGCTGGCCGTCGAGGTGCTCGACGCGGGCGGGATCGGCGGCGGCACGACCGCGGCCGGCATGGGCCATCTGGTGGTGATGAACGATACGCCGGCCGAGCTGGCGCTGACGCGTGATTCACTGGCGCGCTGGCGCGCGCTCGCGCCGAGCCTGCGCGAATGCGATGCCTATCGGCGTTGCGGGACCTTGTGGGTGGCCGCCGACGACGAGGAGCTCGAGGCGGCGCGCGCGATGCGCGACGGCTACCTGGCGGCCGGCGTGTCGGCCGAGGCGATCGGCGCGGCCGCGCTGCGCGAACGCGAGCCGATGCTGGCCGCGGGCCTGGCGGGCGGTTTGTATGTGGAGGGTGACGGAATCGTCTATGCGCCTTCGGCCAGCGAATGGCTGCTGCGGCATTCGCCGGGCGCGGCGCGGATCCGCGTGCGCGAACGCACGGCCGTGGTCGCGCTGGCGGGCACCGAGCTGCGCACCGCGGGCGGCGAGACGCTGTCGGCCGCGCAGGTGATCGTTGCCAACGGGCTCGAGGCCGCGCGGCTGGTGCCCGGCATGACCCTGCAGGCCAAGAAAGGCCATCTGCTGATCACGGATCGTTATCCGGGCACGATCACGCATCAATTGCTCGAACTCGGCTATATCAAGAGCGCCCATCACGCGCAGGGCACCTCGGTGGCCTTCAATGCGCAGCCGCGGCCGACCGGGCAGATCCTGATCGGCTCGTCGCGGCAGTTCGACAGCACCGATCCGGCCGTCGAGATGCCGGTGCTGGCACGCATGCTGGCGCGCGCCACGCGTTACCTGCCGGGCCTCGCCGACCTGCATGCGCTGCGCGCCTGGACCGGTTTTCGCGCCGCCACGCCCGACGGCATGCCGCTGATCGGGCCGGTGCCGGGCCACGCCGGCGTGTGGCTGGCGACCGGCCACGAGGGGCTGGGCGTGACCACTTCGCTGAGCACCGCCGAACTGATCGCGACGCAACTGCTCGGCGAGGTGCCGCCGATCGCGCCCGAGCCTTATTGGCCGGCGCGCGCCATGCCGGAGGTCGGTCATGCCTGA
- a CDS encoding 4-hydroxyproline epimerase, whose product MKTLDFIDSHTGGEPTRLIVSGGPDLGGGTLAERLERFRSHHDDWRAAVVTEPRGSDVVVGALLCEPLDPGCAAGVIFFNNVGYLGMCGHGTIGLVVSLAHLGRIGPGTHRIETPVGIVEATLNADRSVSVRNVPAYRHRKDVTVEVPGHGPLTGDIAWGGNWFFLVPEHEHRRRVEPANLKELGAFSSATRDALIAAGITGAHGALIDHIELFGPASREGLDSRSFVLCPGDAYDRSPCGTGTSAKAACLAADGKLAEHAEWRQESVIGSVFQVSYVRHDEAIEGEAAIVPTITGHAHVMAEGRLCFEDGDPFANGIRLG is encoded by the coding sequence ATGAAAACACTCGACTTCATCGATTCGCATACCGGCGGTGAGCCCACCCGCCTGATCGTGTCCGGGGGGCCGGATCTCGGCGGCGGCACGCTCGCCGAGCGGCTGGAACGGTTCCGTTCGCACCACGACGACTGGCGCGCGGCGGTGGTCACCGAGCCGCGCGGCTCGGACGTGGTGGTCGGCGCGCTGCTCTGCGAGCCGCTCGATCCGGGCTGCGCGGCCGGCGTGATCTTCTTCAACAACGTCGGGTATCTCGGCATGTGCGGGCACGGCACCATCGGCCTGGTGGTGTCGCTCGCGCACCTGGGACGGATCGGCCCCGGCACGCATCGCATCGAGACGCCGGTCGGCATCGTCGAGGCGACGCTGAACGCGGATCGCTCCGTGTCGGTGCGCAACGTGCCGGCCTATCGCCATCGCAAGGACGTGACGGTCGAGGTGCCGGGCCATGGTCCGCTGACGGGCGATATCGCCTGGGGCGGCAACTGGTTCTTCCTGGTGCCCGAGCACGAGCACCGGCGCCGCGTCGAACCCGCGAACCTGAAGGAGCTGGGCGCGTTCTCGAGCGCCACGCGCGACGCGCTGATCGCCGCCGGCATCACCGGCGCGCACGGCGCGCTGATCGACCATATCGAGCTGTTCGGGCCGGCCTCGCGCGAGGGGCTCGACAGCCGCAGCTTCGTGCTGTGCCCGGGCGACGCCTACGATCGCTCGCCCTGCGGCACCGGCACCAGCGCCAAGGCCGCCTGCCTGGCCGCCGACGGCAAGCTCGCCGAACATGCCGAATGGCGGCAGGAAAGCGTGATCGGCAGCGTGTTCCAGGTCAGCTACGTGCGGCATGACGAGGCGATCGAGGGCGAGGCCGCGATCGTGCCGACCATCACCGGTCACGCGCACGTGATGGCCGAGGGACGGCTCTGCTTCGAGGACGGCGATCCGTTCGCGAACGGGATCCGGCTCGGCTGA